In a single window of the Cupriavidus sp. P-10 genome:
- a CDS encoding Rne/Rng family ribonuclease, translating into MKRMLFNATQQEELRVAIVDGQKLIDIDIETAGREQRKGNIYKGVITRIEPSLEACFVNYGEERHGFLPFKEVARAFFKEGIDVRNARIQDALHEGQELIVQVEKEERGNKGAALTTFISLAGRYLVLMPNNPRGGGVSRRIEGEDRQELRETMSQLTVPEGMSIIARTAGIGRSAEELQWDLNYLLQLWKAIDGAAGDNKAPLLIYLESSLVIRAIRDYFQPDIGEILIDTDEIYEQARAFMSVVMPDNMNRVKKYRDDVPLFSRFQIEHQIESAYSRMVMLPSGGAIVIDHTEALVSVDVNSARATKGADIEETALRTNLEAADEIARQLRLRDLGGLIVIDFIDMESGKAQKDVETRLKDALRHDRARVQMGKISRFGLMELSRQRLRPSLSEGSHITCPRCNGTGHIRDTESSALQVLRIIQEEAMKENTAAIHCQVPVEVAAFLLNEKRQEINLIELRFKVNVLLIPNKHLETPHYKLERLRHDDPRLEDSTASYKMAEAAAKELEADTSYSSRRKEEAKPRQEAAVKGITPEQPAPVSVPRPERAPRPEAAPAAPPVPATKPVEAGGFIAWLKGLFGARPAPAPVVEPAKPVAAAESRGAEGRRERGQRGEGRGQRGERGERAERGERAERGERGERQERGDRQPRGQRAERGERAERQQGERGEQREGRGERQGRQPRQQEGQATPAVARQAETAQGERAQGERAQGERAEARQEGRRERSQERRERQRDRQRERSDLREAEAGEAPQPEAVAAAQALGVLPQAAADEVPAVRAELPEGAEEFADAADGEERRRRNRRGRNRYRRERDETGQGAQGEGEAALEGAAESEDIAPATTQAAPQAAPQAAPQAEPAPQAAVVVAAAESVEAIRIAVPEDVTPAPAAEPAPVAAPQTVPVAEPAPAAVAVQAEAPAAVTEVIAAVAVPEPVVAAAVEPAPVVAAPAAEPAAAPAQVAQAAPAASATPAAAPVAMESLEPMLAGAGLQWVHTDADKLRSAQEAAARIAPAPRVPRERKPLPPLPQGPMILIETKGREVEMASQQ; encoded by the coding sequence ATGAAACGCATGCTGTTCAACGCGACGCAACAGGAGGAATTGCGCGTCGCCATCGTCGACGGTCAGAAACTGATCGATATCGACATCGAGACTGCCGGGCGCGAACAGCGCAAGGGCAATATCTACAAGGGTGTCATCACCCGTATCGAACCCTCGCTGGAAGCCTGCTTCGTCAACTATGGCGAAGAGCGCCACGGCTTCCTGCCGTTCAAGGAAGTTGCCCGCGCCTTCTTCAAGGAAGGCATCGACGTGCGCAACGCGCGCATCCAGGATGCCCTGCATGAAGGCCAGGAACTGATCGTCCAGGTCGAGAAGGAAGAGCGTGGCAACAAGGGCGCGGCCCTGACCACCTTCATCTCGCTGGCCGGCCGCTATCTGGTGCTGATGCCCAACAACCCGCGCGGCGGCGGCGTGTCGCGCCGCATCGAGGGCGAGGACCGCCAGGAACTGCGCGAGACCATGTCGCAGCTGACGGTGCCGGAAGGCATGAGCATCATCGCCCGGACCGCGGGCATCGGCCGCTCGGCCGAGGAACTGCAGTGGGACCTGAACTACCTGCTGCAACTGTGGAAGGCCATCGACGGCGCCGCCGGCGACAACAAGGCTCCGCTGCTGATCTACCTGGAATCCAGCCTGGTCATCCGCGCCATCCGCGACTATTTCCAGCCGGATATCGGCGAGATCCTGATCGATACCGACGAGATCTACGAACAGGCCCGCGCCTTCATGAGCGTGGTGATGCCTGACAACATGAACCGCGTGAAGAAGTACCGGGACGACGTGCCGCTCTTCTCGCGCTTCCAGATCGAACACCAGATCGAGTCGGCCTACTCGCGCATGGTGATGCTGCCCTCGGGCGGCGCCATCGTGATCGACCACACCGAGGCGCTGGTCTCCGTGGACGTGAACTCCGCCCGCGCCACCAAGGGCGCCGACATCGAGGAAACCGCGCTGCGCACCAACCTCGAGGCCGCCGACGAAATCGCCCGCCAGCTGCGCCTGCGCGACCTGGGCGGCCTGATCGTCATCGACTTCATCGACATGGAGTCGGGCAAGGCCCAGAAGGACGTGGAAACGCGCCTGAAGGATGCGCTGCGCCACGACCGCGCCCGCGTGCAGATGGGCAAGATCAGCCGTTTCGGGCTGATGGAGCTGTCGCGCCAGCGCCTGCGCCCGTCGCTGTCGGAGGGCTCGCACATCACTTGCCCGCGCTGCAATGGCACCGGCCATATCCGCGATACCGAATCGTCCGCCCTGCAGGTGCTGCGCATCATCCAGGAAGAGGCGATGAAGGAAAACACCGCCGCCATCCACTGCCAGGTGCCGGTGGAGGTTGCTGCCTTCCTGCTGAACGAGAAGCGCCAGGAAATCAACCTGATCGAGCTGCGCTTCAAGGTCAACGTGCTGCTGATCCCGAACAAGCACCTGGAAACGCCGCACTACAAGCTGGAGCGCCTGCGCCACGACGACCCGCGCCTGGAAGACAGCACCGCCAGCTACAAGATGGCCGAGGCTGCCGCCAAGGAACTGGAAGCCGACACCAGCTACAGCAGCCGCCGCAAGGAAGAAGCCAAGCCGCGCCAGGAAGCCGCGGTCAAGGGCATCACGCCGGAACAGCCGGCACCGGTCTCCGTGCCGCGCCCCGAGCGCGCCCCGCGTCCGGAAGCTGCTCCGGCAGCCCCGCCCGTCCCGGCGACCAAGCCGGTGGAAGCCGGCGGCTTTATCGCCTGGCTGAAGGGCCTGTTCGGCGCGCGTCCTGCGCCTGCGCCGGTGGTTGAGCCGGCCAAGCCGGTGGCGGCCGCCGAAAGCCGCGGCGCCGAAGGCCGCCGCGAGCGCGGCCAGCGCGGCGAAGGCCGTGGCCAGCGTGGCGAACGTGGTGAACGTGCCGAGCGCGGTGAACGTGCCGAGCGCGGCGAGCGTGGCGAGCGCCAGGAACGCGGCGACCGCCAGCCGCGCGGACAGCGCGCCGAGCGTGGTGAGCGCGCCGAGCGCCAGCAAGGCGAGCGTGGCGAACAGCGCGAAGGCCGTGGCGAGCGCCAGGGCCGCCAGCCGCGCCAGCAAGAAGGCCAGGCCACCCCGGCCGTCGCCCGCCAGGCTGAAACCGCTCAGGGTGAACGTGCCCAGGGTGAACGTGCTCAGGGCGAGCGCGCCGAAGCCCGCCAGGAAGGCCGCCGCGAGCGCAGCCAGGAACGCCGTGAACGCCAGCGTGACCGCCAGCGCGAGCGCAGCGACCTGCGTGAAGCCGAGGCCGGCGAAGCGCCGCAGCCGGAAGCCGTAGCCGCCGCCCAGGCCCTGGGCGTGCTGCCGCAAGCCGCCGCAGACGAAGTGCCGGCCGTTCGCGCCGAACTGCCGGAAGGTGCTGAAGAGTTCGCAGACGCCGCCGACGGCGAGGAACGCCGCCGCCGCAACCGCCGCGGCCGCAACCGCTATCGCCGCGAGCGCGACGAGACCGGCCAGGGCGCGCAAGGTGAAGGCGAAGCCGCCCTGGAAGGCGCTGCTGAGTCCGAAGACATCGCTCCGGCGACCACCCAGGCGGCGCCGCAAGCAGCACCCCAGGCGGCCCCGCAAGCTGAACCGGCACCGCAGGCAGCTGTCGTTGTTGCCGCCGCGGAAAGCGTCGAAGCGATCCGCATCGCCGTGCCGGAAGACGTGACGCCGGCCCCGGCAGCGGAACCGGCACCGGTAGCCGCACCCCAGACCGTGCCCGTGGCTGAGCCCGCCCCGGCCGCCGTGGCCGTGCAGGCGGAAGCTCCCGCAGCAGTGACCGAGGTTATCGCAGCCGTAGCCGTTCCCGAACCGGTCGTGGCCGCAGCAGTGGAACCCGCCCCTGTCGTTGCCGCGCCCGCCGCGGAGCCGGCCGCCGCGCCTGCCCAGGTGGCCCAGGCTGCACCGGCAGCGTCCGCTACCCCGGCCGCTGCGCCGGTCGCGATGGAAAGCCTCGAGCCGATGCTTGCGGGCGCCGGCCTGCAATGGGTCCACACCGATGCCGACAAACTGCGCTCGGCCCAGGAAGCCGCTGCCCGCATCGCGCCGGCGCCGCGCGTGCCGCGCGAGCGCAAGCCGCTGCCGCCGCTGCCCCAGGGACCGATGATCCTGATCGAGACCAAGGGCCGCGAAGTGGAAATGGCGTCGCAGCAGTAA
- the moeA gene encoding molybdopterin molybdotransferase MoeA produces the protein MPSLQSVISCLSDYDPTALPVDQANRIIGEVVEPVRGIEQLPVRSALDRVLAEDIVSTINVPAHDNSAMDGYAFRSEALAAAQTDMVELEVIGSAFAGDAGALAPTAVQTVRIMTGAVMPDGCDTVVPQEFVETVADGARIRFAADCVRAGDNRRLRGEDLAHGQAALPAGRIIQPADLGLLASLGIAEVRVRRRLRVAFFSTGDELRSIGEPLDAGCVYDSNRYTLHGMLRRMNVELLDMGVVRDEPEALEAAFRTACESADAVITSGGVSVGEADYTKQIMARLGDVTFWKIAMRPGRPMAFGRIGTGSDGRHSALLFGLPGNPVAVMVTFYHFVRAALHRLMGADVPPLPLLRVRSAQAIRKKPGRTEYQRGILAPAADGQWEVRITGQQGSGVLRSMSEANCFIVLGHEQDSVKAGDPVEVMLFDGLV, from the coding sequence ATGCCTTCCCTGCAATCCGTCATTTCCTGCCTGTCTGACTACGACCCCACCGCACTGCCGGTGGACCAGGCCAACCGCATCATCGGCGAGGTGGTGGAGCCGGTACGCGGCATCGAACAATTGCCGGTCCGCAGCGCACTCGACCGCGTGTTGGCCGAGGATATCGTCTCGACCATCAACGTTCCCGCCCATGACAATTCAGCCATGGACGGCTATGCCTTCCGCAGCGAAGCGCTCGCCGCCGCGCAGACCGACATGGTCGAACTGGAAGTGATCGGAAGCGCCTTCGCCGGCGATGCCGGCGCGCTCGCGCCCACGGCCGTGCAGACGGTACGCATCATGACCGGCGCGGTGATGCCTGACGGCTGCGACACGGTGGTGCCGCAGGAATTCGTCGAAACGGTTGCCGACGGCGCACGCATCCGCTTTGCCGCCGACTGCGTGCGCGCGGGCGACAACCGCCGCCTGCGCGGCGAAGACCTGGCGCACGGCCAGGCCGCGCTGCCGGCGGGCCGCATCATCCAGCCAGCGGACCTCGGCCTGCTGGCCTCGCTGGGCATTGCCGAAGTCCGCGTACGCCGGCGCCTGCGCGTCGCCTTCTTCTCCACCGGCGATGAACTGCGCTCGATCGGTGAGCCGCTGGATGCCGGCTGCGTCTATGACTCCAACCGGTACACACTGCACGGCATGCTGCGGCGGATGAATGTCGAACTGCTCGACATGGGCGTGGTTCGCGACGAGCCCGAAGCATTGGAAGCGGCCTTCCGCACCGCCTGCGAGAGTGCCGACGCGGTCATCACCTCGGGCGGCGTCTCGGTCGGCGAAGCCGACTACACCAAGCAGATCATGGCGCGCCTGGGCGACGTCACGTTCTGGAAGATCGCCATGCGGCCCGGCCGGCCGATGGCATTCGGTCGCATCGGTACTGGCAGCGACGGCAGGCACTCGGCACTGCTGTTTGGCCTGCCGGGCAACCCGGTCGCGGTCATGGTCACCTTCTACCATTTCGTGCGTGCCGCGCTGCACCGCCTGATGGGTGCCGACGTGCCGCCGCTGCCGCTGCTGCGCGTGCGCAGCGCGCAGGCCATCCGCAAGAAGCCGGGCCGCACCGAATACCAGCGCGGCATCCTGGCACCGGCGGCAGACGGACAGTGGGAGGTGCGCATCACCGGCCAGCAGGGCTCGGGCGTACTGCGCTCGATGAGCGAAGCCAACTGCTTTATCGTGCTCGGCCACGAGCAGGACTCGGTCAAGGCCGGCGACCCGGTCGAAGTCATGCTGTTCGACGGGCTGGTCTGA
- the mobA gene encoding molybdenum cofactor guanylyltransferase MobA, which produces MIARDDITGLILAGGRGSRMGGTDKGLQPLHGTPMAMHTMIRLGPQVGGLMINANRNLAAYESFGVPVYTDSVPDFAGPLAGMLAGLEQCPTSWLVTAPCDSPFLPTDLVARLAQAIETEGAELAIPVTLDETGKRQTQPVFCLMPVSALDSLVAYLSGGGRKIETWAASHRLAEVMFDDAAAFANINTLDELRTHESR; this is translated from the coding sequence ATGATTGCACGCGACGACATCACCGGCCTGATCCTCGCAGGCGGCAGGGGCAGCCGCATGGGCGGCACCGACAAGGGGCTGCAGCCGCTACACGGCACGCCCATGGCGATGCACACGATGATTCGCCTCGGCCCGCAGGTCGGCGGCCTGATGATCAACGCCAACCGCAACCTGGCCGCCTATGAATCGTTCGGCGTGCCGGTCTACACCGATTCCGTGCCCGACTTCGCCGGCCCGCTGGCCGGCATGCTGGCCGGGCTTGAGCAATGCCCGACGTCCTGGCTGGTGACCGCGCCGTGCGATTCGCCGTTCCTGCCCACCGACCTGGTGGCGCGGCTCGCACAGGCGATCGAGACCGAAGGCGCGGAACTGGCGATTCCGGTCACACTGGATGAAACCGGCAAGCGCCAGACCCAACCTGTGTTCTGCCTGATGCCGGTCAGTGCGCTCGACAGCCTGGTCGCATATCTTTCCGGCGGCGGCCGCAAGATCGAAACCTGGGCCGCCTCGCACCGGCTGGCCGAGGTGATGTTCGACGACGCCGCGGCCTTCGCCAATATCAACACGCTGGACGAACTGCGCACGCACGAAAGCCGCTAG
- a CDS encoding LutC/YkgG family protein, whose amino-acid sequence METNDARDRIFARIRAAQGRPRQPTQGERGAVADYLARHPQGPRPMPAADLVDAFLAQAQRMASTVDRVATLDEVPAAARRFLDSLNLVQRAVAWDALGTLPWQDAGIAVECRPPLREVEADRDHGDLVGITGCFCAIAETGSLMLLSGPATFASAALLPETHIAVVPRSRVVAGLEDAFALVRSERGELPRATNIISGPSRTGDIEQTIVLGAHGPYRVHVILVEQA is encoded by the coding sequence ATGGAAACCAACGACGCCCGCGACCGCATCTTCGCCCGCATCCGTGCCGCACAGGGCAGGCCGCGCCAGCCCACGCAGGGCGAACGCGGTGCGGTGGCCGATTACCTCGCGCGCCATCCGCAAGGCCCGCGCCCGATGCCCGCCGCCGACCTCGTCGATGCCTTCCTGGCGCAGGCGCAGCGCATGGCGTCTACCGTCGACCGTGTCGCCACCCTGGACGAAGTGCCGGCGGCCGCGCGGCGTTTTCTCGACAGCCTGAACCTGGTGCAGCGCGCGGTGGCATGGGATGCGCTGGGCACGCTGCCATGGCAGGACGCGGGCATCGCGGTCGAATGCCGGCCGCCGCTGCGCGAGGTCGAGGCGGATCGCGATCACGGCGACCTGGTCGGCATCACCGGCTGCTTCTGCGCGATTGCCGAGACCGGCTCGCTGATGCTGCTGTCAGGGCCGGCAACGTTCGCCTCCGCGGCGCTGCTGCCGGAAACGCATATTGCGGTGGTGCCACGCTCGCGCGTGGTCGCCGGCCTGGAAGATGCATTTGCGCTGGTACGCAGCGAACGCGGCGAACTGCCGCGCGCGACCAATATCATCAGCGGACCGTCGCGCACCGGGGATATCGAGCAGACCATCGTGCTGGGCGCGCATGGCCCGTATCGCGTGCATGTGATCCTGGTCGAGCAGGCTTGA
- the moaA gene encoding GTP 3',8-cyclase MoaA — MTESVIPIFDLRDHRYHSMTPRIPGKLEAPTGLVADTRGRPLHDLRISVTDRCNFRCVYCMPKEVFDKDYTFLPHSELLSFEEIERTARLFVAHGVEKIRLTGGEPLLRKNIEHLVEMLAKIETVSGKPLDLTLTTNASLLARKARSLRDAGLTRVSVSLDAIDDATFRRMNDVDFAVADVLHGIETAQAVGLAPIKVNMVVKRGTNDQEIVPMARHFRHSGIIVRYIEFMDVGASNHWQMDEVLPSAEVVRRIDAEFPLEPVQANYSGETAERWRYRDGSGEIGVISSVTHAFCGDCSRIRLSTEGRLYLCLFATEGYDLRALLRGSYSDLEISNAIAQVWQGRTDNYSEQRGDPAVRQARAERKIEMSYIGG; from the coding sequence ATGACCGAATCCGTCATTCCTATCTTCGACCTGCGCGACCATCGCTACCATTCGATGACGCCGCGCATTCCCGGCAAGCTGGAAGCGCCCACCGGCCTGGTGGCCGACACCCGCGGCAGGCCGCTGCATGACCTGCGCATCTCGGTGACGGATCGCTGCAACTTCCGTTGCGTCTACTGCATGCCAAAGGAAGTGTTCGACAAGGACTACACCTTCCTGCCGCACTCGGAACTGCTCAGCTTTGAAGAAATCGAGCGCACCGCACGCCTGTTCGTCGCGCACGGCGTCGAGAAGATCCGCCTGACCGGCGGCGAGCCGCTGCTGCGCAAGAACATCGAGCACCTGGTCGAGATGCTGGCAAAGATCGAGACCGTCTCTGGCAAGCCGCTCGACCTGACGCTGACCACCAACGCCTCGCTGCTGGCGCGCAAGGCACGCTCGCTGCGCGACGCCGGCCTGACTCGCGTCAGCGTCAGCCTGGACGCGATCGACGATGCCACCTTCCGCCGCATGAACGACGTCGACTTTGCCGTCGCCGACGTGCTGCACGGCATCGAGACCGCGCAGGCTGTTGGCCTGGCGCCGATCAAGGTCAACATGGTGGTCAAGCGCGGCACCAACGACCAGGAAATCGTGCCGATGGCGCGCCATTTCCGCCACAGTGGGATCATCGTCCGATATATCGAATTCATGGACGTCGGCGCCAGCAACCACTGGCAGATGGACGAGGTGTTGCCCTCCGCCGAGGTCGTGCGCCGCATCGATGCCGAATTTCCGCTCGAACCGGTGCAGGCCAACTACAGCGGCGAAACTGCCGAGCGCTGGCGCTATCGCGACGGCAGCGGCGAGATCGGCGTGATCTCCAGCGTCACCCATGCCTTCTGCGGCGATTGCAGCCGCATCCGGCTGTCCACCGAAGGCCGGCTCTACCTGTGCCTGTTCGCCACCGAGGGCTATGACCTGCGCGCACTGCTGCGCGGCAGCTACAGCGACCTGGAGATCTCGAACGCGATCGCCCAGGTGTGGCAGGGCCGCACCGACAACTATTCCGAGCAGCGCGGCGACCCGGCAGTCCGCCAGGCACGGGCTGAGCGCAAGATCGAGATGTCCTATATCGGCGGCTGA
- a CDS encoding 2-hydroxyacid dehydrogenase — MKPSVLVTRAIYPEVIDHLAQYFDVDDNQQDAVLDAAALKARLAGKAGVLANAADRIDGGLVAALPSLRAVCNMAVGYNNLDVPALTAAGVVATNTPDVLTETTADFGWALLMATARRVTEAEHYLRAGKWQRWSYDMLVGVDLYGSTLGILGMGRIGQALARRASGFGMSVLYHNRSQLPADTERELNARYVSKEDLLRQSDHLLLVLPYGPQSHHAIGAAELALMKPTATLVNLARGGIVDDAALAQALRDKRIFGAGLDVFEGEPGVHPDLLTVPNVVLTPHIASGSEKTRRAMAMLAADNLIAALDQGPQAGHPPTVINPEVMPRRR, encoded by the coding sequence ATGAAGCCGTCCGTCCTTGTCACCCGCGCCATCTATCCTGAAGTCATCGACCACCTGGCGCAGTATTTCGATGTCGATGACAACCAGCAGGACGCGGTGCTCGACGCCGCCGCCCTGAAGGCGCGGCTGGCCGGCAAGGCCGGCGTGCTGGCCAACGCCGCCGACCGCATCGACGGCGGCCTGGTCGCCGCGTTGCCGTCGCTGCGCGCGGTGTGCAACATGGCCGTCGGCTACAACAACCTCGACGTGCCGGCGCTGACCGCCGCGGGGGTCGTCGCCACCAATACGCCCGACGTGCTGACAGAGACCACTGCCGACTTCGGCTGGGCGCTGCTGATGGCCACGGCGCGACGCGTCACCGAGGCCGAGCACTACCTGCGCGCCGGCAAGTGGCAGCGCTGGAGCTACGACATGCTGGTCGGCGTGGACCTGTACGGCAGCACGCTCGGCATCCTGGGCATGGGCCGCATCGGCCAGGCGCTGGCGCGCCGTGCCAGCGGGTTTGGCATGAGCGTGCTGTACCACAACCGCAGCCAGCTGCCGGCGGACACCGAGCGCGAGCTCAATGCCCGCTACGTCAGCAAGGAGGATCTGCTGCGGCAGTCCGACCACCTGCTGCTGGTATTGCCTTACGGCCCGCAGAGCCACCATGCCATCGGCGCTGCCGAGCTGGCGCTGATGAAGCCGACTGCGACGCTGGTCAACCTGGCCCGCGGCGGCATCGTCGACGACGCCGCGCTGGCGCAGGCGCTGCGCGACAAGCGCATCTTCGGCGCCGGCCTGGATGTGTTCGAGGGCGAGCCCGGCGTCCATCCTGACCTGCTGACGGTGCCCAACGTCGTGCTGACGCCGCATATCGCCAGCGGCTCGGAAAAAACCCGCCGCGCCATGGCGATGCTGGCCGCCGACAACCTGATCGCCGCGCTCGACCAGGGGCCGCAGGCCGGTCATCCGCCCACCGTGATCAACCCTGAAGTCATGCCGCGCCGCCGCTGA
- the rmuC gene encoding DNA recombination protein RmuC produces the protein MSLIPFLTLAVALLAVVLLVIVLLRQQAASPGAELARQLAELRVEGARGMERVEREVRTDVAEAARGNRDESAQQMLRFQQALSSQLTGIATLQNNQIDTFAQQLAKLTESNTQQLEHVRQHLMLQSQQARDEQAGALRRFGDGLQQQLAQMSEANERRLAEVRATLEQKLHDIEANNAAKLEEMRRTVDEKLHATLEQRLGESFRLVSDRLEQVHRGLGEMQALAQGVGDLKKVLTNVKSRGIWGEVQLEMLLEQMLTPEQYGKNVETVRNSGARVEFAIRLPGKAAGGGGDGGAPVWLPVDAKFPKEQYERLVDAQERGDPDGVIAFGRELEVALRREAQTIAEKYLSPPQTTDFAILFLPTEGLYAEVLRRPGLTDLLQRNYRVTVAGPTTLTALLNSLQMGFRTLALEKRSSEVWEVLGAVKTEFGKFGDVLAKTRDTLERAARNIEQAEVRTRQMARKLRTVEALPGDAAQQLLGLNAAEAGVETAETPDDSGG, from the coding sequence ATGTCGCTGATTCCGTTCCTGACGCTGGCCGTGGCGCTGCTCGCGGTCGTCCTGCTAGTCATCGTGCTGCTGCGCCAGCAGGCCGCCTCGCCCGGCGCCGAACTGGCCCGTCAACTTGCCGAGTTGCGCGTCGAAGGGGCGCGCGGCATGGAGCGCGTGGAGCGTGAGGTCCGCACCGACGTAGCCGAGGCGGCGCGCGGCAACCGCGATGAGTCGGCCCAGCAGATGCTGCGCTTCCAGCAGGCGCTGTCGTCGCAGCTGACCGGCATCGCCACGCTGCAGAACAACCAGATCGACACCTTCGCGCAGCAATTGGCCAAGCTGACCGAGTCCAACACGCAGCAGCTCGAGCACGTGCGCCAGCACCTGATGCTGCAAAGCCAGCAGGCACGTGACGAACAGGCTGGAGCGCTGCGCCGCTTCGGCGACGGCTTGCAGCAGCAGCTGGCGCAGATGTCAGAAGCCAATGAGCGCCGGCTGGCCGAGGTGCGCGCCACGCTGGAGCAGAAGCTGCACGACATCGAGGCCAACAACGCGGCCAAGCTGGAGGAAATGCGTCGCACCGTCGACGAGAAGCTGCATGCGACGCTGGAGCAGCGCCTGGGCGAGTCGTTCCGGCTGGTATCGGACCGCCTCGAGCAGGTGCATCGCGGGCTGGGCGAGATGCAGGCGCTGGCGCAGGGCGTGGGTGACCTGAAGAAGGTGCTGACCAATGTGAAGTCGCGCGGCATCTGGGGCGAAGTCCAGCTCGAAATGCTGCTGGAACAGATGCTGACGCCGGAGCAGTACGGCAAGAACGTAGAAACGGTGCGCAACTCCGGCGCGCGGGTGGAATTTGCCATCCGCCTGCCCGGCAAGGCCGCGGGCGGCGGTGGCGACGGCGGCGCGCCGGTGTGGCTGCCGGTCGATGCCAAGTTTCCCAAGGAACAGTACGAGCGGTTGGTCGATGCGCAGGAACGCGGTGACCCGGACGGCGTCATCGCCTTCGGCCGCGAACTGGAAGTTGCGTTGCGCCGAGAGGCGCAGACCATCGCCGAGAAATACCTGTCGCCACCGCAGACCACGGATTTTGCGATCCTGTTCCTGCCGACCGAGGGGCTGTACGCCGAAGTGCTGCGGCGCCCCGGCCTGACCGACCTGCTGCAGCGCAACTACCGTGTCACCGTGGCGGGCCCGACCACGCTGACCGCGCTGCTGAACAGCCTGCAAATGGGTTTCCGCACGCTGGCACTGGAAAAACGCTCGAGTGAAGTCTGGGAAGTGCTGGGCGCGGTGAAAACTGAATTCGGCAAGTTCGGCGACGTGCTGGCCAAGACCCGCGACACGCTTGAGCGCGCCGCGCGCAATATCGAGCAGGCCGAGGTGCGCACGCGTCAGATGGCGCGCAAGCTGCGGACGGTGGAAGCGCTGCCGGGTGATGCCGCGCAGCAGTTGCTGGGACTCAACGCCGCAGAGGCAGGGGTGGAGACGGCGGAGACGCCGGATGACAGCGGCGGCTAA
- a CDS encoding sodium:proton antiporter, whose translation MRRAFVLLPILAMLAAVLAAFPAAAHAADVDGASLSPFWGLPFAGILLSIALWPLLAPKFWHHHYGKIAAGWGLLFLLPFAAAFGTHAAAASAVHALLAEYIPFISLIASLYIVAGGICVRGNLHGTPRLNTGILALGTALASLMGTTGAAMLLIRPLLRANDNRRHVAHVVVFFIFLVANAGGSLTPLGDPPLFLGFLKGVDFFWTMRNIYLETLFICAVLLVLFYLVDSHYYRNKEEELPQRNDPTPDSNGITIDGKINFVLLLALIGLVLMSGLWQPAISFSVLGTDVPLQAALRDVLLIVVAVVSLLVTPHTARAGNEFNWEPILEVGKLFAGIFLTIIPVIAMLKAGTDGAFAGVIRAVSNSNGQPVDSMYFWATGLLSSFLDNAPTYLVFFNTAGGDAATLMTRDASTLAAISAGAVFMGANTYIGNAPNLMVKAIAENRGVRMPSFFGYMLYSGIFLMPLFVIMTFLFFHV comes from the coding sequence ATGCGACGTGCCTTCGTGCTGTTGCCGATACTGGCCATGCTGGCCGCGGTCCTTGCTGCCTTCCCTGCAGCCGCCCATGCAGCTGATGTCGACGGGGCTTCGTTGTCGCCGTTCTGGGGCTTGCCGTTCGCCGGCATCCTGCTGTCGATTGCGCTGTGGCCGCTGCTCGCGCCGAAGTTCTGGCACCACCACTATGGCAAGATCGCCGCTGGCTGGGGGCTGCTGTTCCTGCTGCCGTTCGCCGCGGCCTTCGGCACGCATGCGGCCGCCGCCAGCGCGGTGCATGCGCTGCTGGCCGAGTACATTCCGTTCATCTCGCTGATCGCATCGCTCTATATCGTCGCGGGCGGCATTTGCGTGCGCGGCAACCTGCACGGCACGCCGCGGCTCAACACCGGCATCCTGGCGCTGGGCACCGCATTGGCCAGCCTCATGGGGACCACTGGCGCGGCCATGCTGCTGATCCGGCCGCTGCTGCGCGCCAACGACAACCGTCGCCATGTGGCGCACGTGGTCGTGTTCTTTATCTTTCTGGTGGCCAATGCCGGCGGCTCGCTGACGCCGCTGGGCGATCCGCCGTTGTTCCTGGGTTTCCTGAAGGGAGTGGACTTCTTCTGGACCATGCGCAACATCTACCTGGAGACGCTGTTTATCTGCGCGGTGCTGCTGGTGTTGTTCTACCTGGTCGACAGCCACTACTACCGCAACAAGGAAGAAGAACTGCCGCAGAGGAACGATCCCACGCCGGACTCGAACGGCATCACGATCGACGGCAAGATCAATTTCGTGCTGTTGCTGGCCCTGATCGGCCTCGTGCTGATGAGCGGGCTGTGGCAGCCGGCCATCTCGTTTAGCGTCCTCGGCACCGACGTGCCGCTGCAGGCGGCGCTGCGCGATGTGCTGCTGATCGTGGTGGCGGTGGTGTCGCTGCTGGTCACACCGCATACCGCGCGCGCCGGCAATGAGTTCAACTGGGAGCCGATCCTGGAAGTCGGCAAGCTGTTTGCCGGCATCTTCCTGACCATCATCCCGGTGATCGCCATGCTCAAGGCCGGCACCGATGGCGCCTTCGCCGGCGTGATCCGCGCAGTCAGCAACAGTAACGGGCAGCCGGTCGACAGCATGTACTTCTGGGCGACCGGGCTGCTGTCGTCCTTCCTGGACAATGCGCCGACTTACCTCGTGTTCTTTAACACCGCCGGCGGCGATGCCGCCACGCTGATGACGCGCGATGCCTCGACGCTGGCCGCGATTTCCGCCGGCGCGGTGTTCATGGGCGCCAACACCTATATCGGCAACGCGCCCAACCTGATGGTCAAGGCCATTGCCGAGAACCGCGGCGTGCGCATGCCGAGTTTCTTCGGCTACATGCTGTACTCGGGCATCTTCCTGATGCCGCTGTTCGTCATCATGACCTTCCTTTTCTTCCACGTGTGA